The genomic interval ACATTAGGAGAACGTGCAGAAACAATAGATAAACAAGAAGATGGTACTTTTCTAGTTACGACTAATAAAGGGACAAAACATCACGCAAAAATAGTAGCAATTGCAGGTGGTTTAGGTTCTTTTGAACCAAGAAAACCGCCAATTCCTAATATTGCAGATTTCGAAGACAAAGGAGTAGAATATATTATTCGCGATCCTGAATTTTACAGAGATAAAAAAGTAGTTATTTCTGGAGGTGGAGATTCTGCTTTAGATTGGTCTATCTTTTTAACAGACGTAGCTTCATCTGTAACACTAGTACACAGAAGAAACGAATTTAGAGGTGCTTTAGATTCTGTAGATAAAGTACAAGAGTTAAAAGATGCTGGTAAAATTACCATGATCACACCAGCAGAAGTGAAAGGAATTGTGGGTACAGATAAAGTAACCGGAGTTTCTGTTGTTAAAAAAGGAGAAGCACCTTTTATCGTTGAAACAGATCATTTTATTCCACTTTTTGGTTTATCACCAAAACTAGGTCCAATTGCAAATTGGGGATTAGAAATAGAAAAAAATGCTATTAAAGTAAACAATGCGTTAGATTACCAAACTAATATACCGGGAATTTATGCCATTGGAGATGTAAATACCTATCCAGGTAAATTAAAGTTGATTCTTTGTGGATTTCACGAAGCTACTTTAATGTGTCAGAGTGCGTATCAACGTATTTTTCCAGATAAAAAATATGTAATGAAGTACACAACTGTTGGAGGTGTAGAAGGTTTTGACGGATCTAAAAAAGAAGCGCCAAAAGCTGTGGTTAAAAAGATAGAGTAATTAACTTTTTCATTTTTAACTAGTTTCATAAACTTATTGCATAAGACCCTTCAGGTTTCAAGAACCTGAAGGGTCTTTTTAATTTTTTTACTTATCTTAGATAAAATTATAAACGATGAATAGTCTTAATTTATTACCTTTTTTTCCTTTTTACGATAGGGTTTTAACTGCATATGATTTATTAATGTTTAGTTTTGGGTCATTTGTAGTAATTTCGTTTTTACTTTTTTATTATCAGAAGATTCCAAAAAATAATTCCCCAAAAAGTAAATTAGATTATCCATTATATCAATCAGGTGATATTTTACTTCAATCTAATAGTACAGATGTTGGTTTTAAAATTGCCGAAAGAAAAATGTCTTCTTTGGTTACTATTTTAGCGTGTATTTTAATTCTTTTAATAGCATTTACTCCTTTTCAAGATTTTTTAAGATTATAGTTTTTAATTCTGTAAATCAATCTTCTAACAATCTTTTGTTATATTTGTAGAACAACGAAATCGATTGCGATGTTTTTAGACTTACTTATATATCTTAAATTCTTTATAAAGCGAAATCCAGAATGATGAGCAATGTGCTGTCATTCTGAACTAGTTTCATAATCTCTTAATTAAAATCTAAATCTTTATTCAAAGAACTATTTAGGTTTTATTCATTCATTTTTTTAATCATTTAATACATTAAAATTATGCCTTTTTATCATAAGCTAGGGACAATTCCACCCAAAAGACACACGCAATTTCGTAAAAAAGACGGCAGTTTGTATTATGAACAATTGTTTGGTACCATTGGTTTCGACGGAATGTCTACCAACTCATATCACGAGCACAGACCAACCATGGTTAAAGAAATTAGAAAACAATATTCTGTAAAACCTAAAATTGCCAAAGCAAATAACATTCAGTCGTATCGTTTTCGCGGATTTCAAGTTCCGCCTGAAAATGACTATTTAGAAAGCAGAAAAATTGTTTTAACAAATGCTGATTGTAATATTATTCTGTCGGC from Polaribacter sejongensis carries:
- a CDS encoding NAD(P)/FAD-dependent oxidoreductase is translated as MITTDILIIGAGPTGLFTVFEAGLLKLRCHLIDALPQAGGQCSEIYPKKPIYDIPAYPEILAGDLTDKLMEQIKQFEPGFTLGERAETIDKQEDGTFLVTTNKGTKHHAKIVAIAGGLGSFEPRKPPIPNIADFEDKGVEYIIRDPEFYRDKKVVISGGGDSALDWSIFLTDVASSVTLVHRRNEFRGALDSVDKVQELKDAGKITMITPAEVKGIVGTDKVTGVSVVKKGEAPFIVETDHFIPLFGLSPKLGPIANWGLEIEKNAIKVNNALDYQTNIPGIYAIGDVNTYPGKLKLILCGFHEATLMCQSAYQRIFPDKKYVMKYTTVGGVEGFDGSKKEAPKAVVKKIE